A stretch of the Xanthocytophaga agilis genome encodes the following:
- a CDS encoding pitrilysin family protein — translation MKHTTPISLAIAGVLLAINSFAQAPSKTTSKTTTKPTSGTTAKVSAPVKVTSVEGITEYALSNGMKVLLFPDQSKQTITVNITYLVGSRNENYGETGMAHLLEHLVFKGSTKHPNVAQELTAHGCNPNGTTWLDRTNYFEVFQATDENLNWALDMESDRMVNSFIAKKDLESEMTVVRNEFEMGENYPSNILMQRTVSSAYLWHNYGNSTIGARADIEKVPIDRLKAFYRNYYQPDNAILLVAGKFDEAKTLKLVNEKFGVIPKPTRKLQTTYTDEPTQDGERLVSLQRTGDVQALCAVYHIPAGAHADFPACEVMTELLTDEPSGKLYKSLVETKKASYVYGYNFALREPGVAVYNAGIRLESSLDSAKNIFVKTLNDFAKYTPSQEEVDRIKNKMSKNAELTLNSPEDFGINLSEYIAQGDWRLFFYTRDQIQKVTPEDVHRVAQNYLKPSNRTLGEFIPTKNPDRAEIPVAPDIASLLKDYKGGEAIAQGEVFDPSPSNIESRTKRETVGGVKMALLSKKTRGNSVNAQLVLKFGDINSLQNKGIVGSQVVSMLMRGTEKHTRQQIQDELDKLKARVYVYGGADKCVVNIETLRENLPAVLKLVSEFIQTPNFPVEEWEKLKQEKLAQIEEQKSDPQSIAYTELNRYINPFPKSDPRYNFTFDEQIAELNALTIDQIKQFHKDFYGASNANLAISGDFDEKEIKDLVTQSLANWKSPKPYSRLTRTYQDIAAINKSFETPDKANAMFFAQVKLPINDNDPDYPALLLGNEILGGGFLNSRLATRIRQKDGISYGVGSYAFADQSEDKIGGWGAYAIYAPENAGKLEVAFQEEIKKVLTEGFTKQEIEEAKKGWLQNNQVSRAQDGYIAGKLEDNLTYNRTFKWDEEFENKVKALTPEQINAIMKKYIDPSKISIVKAGDFEKAKKKMGMPQEEKPAQAAGNKKP, via the coding sequence ATGAAACACACAACACCCATCTCTCTGGCAATTGCCGGGGTACTGCTTGCTATCAATAGCTTTGCACAGGCTCCCAGCAAGACAACATCCAAAACCACAACCAAACCAACATCAGGTACAACGGCTAAGGTTTCAGCTCCTGTTAAGGTCACTTCTGTCGAAGGAATTACAGAATATGCATTGTCCAATGGCATGAAGGTTCTATTGTTTCCAGATCAGTCCAAACAAACTATTACTGTTAACATTACATATCTGGTAGGCTCACGAAACGAAAATTATGGAGAAACAGGTATGGCTCACTTATTGGAACATCTTGTGTTTAAAGGCTCAACTAAGCATCCCAACGTAGCTCAGGAGCTCACCGCACACGGATGTAATCCCAATGGTACGACCTGGCTTGATAGAACAAATTATTTTGAAGTATTCCAGGCAACAGATGAGAATCTCAACTGGGCTCTCGATATGGAATCAGATAGGATGGTCAATAGCTTTATTGCTAAAAAAGATCTGGAAAGCGAAATGACCGTAGTTCGAAATGAATTTGAGATGGGAGAAAACTACCCATCCAACATACTGATGCAAAGAACTGTTTCATCAGCCTATTTATGGCATAACTATGGTAACTCAACCATTGGTGCACGGGCTGACATTGAAAAAGTACCTATTGACAGATTAAAAGCTTTTTATCGCAATTATTACCAGCCAGATAATGCGATCTTACTTGTTGCCGGTAAATTTGATGAAGCAAAAACACTAAAGCTTGTAAACGAAAAATTTGGTGTAATCCCTAAACCAACCCGTAAATTACAAACTACTTATACAGACGAACCCACTCAGGATGGAGAACGGCTTGTTTCTCTTCAACGTACAGGAGACGTTCAGGCACTGTGCGCAGTTTATCACATCCCAGCAGGTGCACATGCTGATTTTCCAGCATGTGAAGTAATGACAGAATTACTCACAGATGAACCATCAGGAAAGCTCTATAAGTCATTGGTTGAAACGAAGAAGGCCAGCTATGTATATGGATACAATTTTGCCTTGCGTGAACCTGGAGTAGCTGTATACAATGCAGGTATACGTCTGGAATCTTCCCTGGATAGTGCTAAAAATATTTTTGTAAAAACCCTTAATGATTTTGCAAAGTATACTCCTTCTCAGGAAGAGGTTGATCGTATTAAAAATAAAATGTCAAAGAATGCTGAACTCACTCTCAACTCTCCCGAGGATTTTGGTATAAATTTAAGTGAATATATTGCGCAGGGAGACTGGCGGTTATTTTTCTATACACGGGACCAGATTCAGAAAGTGACTCCGGAAGATGTGCACAGAGTAGCCCAGAATTATCTGAAACCATCCAATCGGACACTTGGTGAATTTATACCTACTAAAAATCCGGATCGTGCAGAGATACCAGTTGCTCCAGATATTGCTTCTTTATTGAAAGACTATAAAGGAGGTGAAGCAATTGCTCAAGGAGAAGTATTTGATCCATCGCCTTCCAATATTGAAAGTCGGACCAAACGGGAAACAGTTGGTGGAGTAAAAATGGCATTGCTTTCAAAGAAAACAAGAGGCAACTCTGTAAATGCTCAGTTAGTACTTAAATTTGGAGATATAAATAGTCTGCAAAACAAAGGTATTGTAGGATCTCAGGTAGTTTCTATGTTAATGAGAGGAACAGAGAAGCACACACGCCAACAGATCCAGGATGAACTAGACAAATTGAAAGCACGAGTATATGTCTATGGAGGGGCAGATAAATGTGTAGTAAATATTGAAACACTACGGGAAAACCTGCCTGCTGTGCTGAAATTAGTTTCTGAGTTTATCCAAACACCTAACTTCCCTGTCGAAGAGTGGGAAAAACTGAAGCAGGAAAAGCTGGCTCAGATTGAAGAACAAAAGTCTGATCCACAGAGTATAGCCTATACAGAGCTTAACAGATATATAAACCCCTTTCCTAAAAGTGATCCACGATATAATTTCACCTTTGATGAACAAATAGCTGAACTTAACGCACTCACTATAGACCAGATTAAACAATTCCATAAAGATTTTTATGGAGCATCTAATGCAAATCTGGCTATTTCAGGAGATTTTGACGAGAAAGAGATAAAAGATCTTGTAACACAATCTCTGGCAAACTGGAAGAGTCCCAAACCTTATAGTCGTTTAACCAGAACCTACCAGGATATTGCAGCCATCAATAAATCCTTTGAAACACCTGATAAAGCGAATGCTATGTTTTTTGCTCAGGTAAAACTTCCTATCAATGATAATGATCCTGATTATCCAGCACTTTTATTAGGCAACGAAATTCTTGGAGGTGGCTTTCTTAACTCACGTCTGGCAACCAGAATCCGTCAAAAAGATGGAATCAGTTATGGTGTAGGTTCTTATGCTTTTGCAGATCAATCCGAAGATAAAATTGGAGGCTGGGGAGCATATGCAATCTATGCGCCAGAAAATGCAGGTAAGCTGGAAGTAGCCTTTCAGGAAGAAATAAAGAAAGTACTGACAGAAGGATTTACCAAACAGGAAATAGAAGAAGCAAAAAAAGGCTGGTTACAAAATAATCAGGTATCCAGAGCTCAGGATGGTTACATAGCAGGCAAACTGGAAGATAACCTCACCTACAACAGAACCTTTAAATGGGACGAAGAATTTGAGAATAAAGTCAAAGCACTTACTCCAGAACAAATCAATGCGATAATGAAGAAGTATATAGATCCTTCCAAGATCAGTATTGTAAAAGCTGGAGACTTTGAGAAAGCAAAGAAAAAGATGGGAATGCCACAGGAAGAAAAACCAGCACAGGCAGCAGGGAATAAGAAGCCGTAG
- a CDS encoding SusD/RagB family nutrient-binding outer membrane lipoprotein, whose protein sequence is MKKYIYTIALAISLIGLSSCEGFLDVNDNPNQAVSSTPDLVIAAALNNTAARLAHHEIGAFWVGQWSPTGSVSGFNEQKTYDITTNFLNGTWIGIYDNLQDYLYVEQNAANRKSLSGIAKVMKAYNYQLLVDMYNNVPYSDALKGTASIRPQYDEGQVIYDNLITVLDDAIVDLTVPVSGDNPSAGSADIYFGGNITKWRKFANTLKLRILLRQINVAGKENYIKEQIAKIAAEGSGFLGADENVLSNPGYTKSSGKMNQFYESYGFTAADKKAGNRDFYCYSKFFVDNMKSTNDMARLARLATTATAAPYTGQYRGPEFGEGNDDYLATKVSLFGPAIADPPKALDGTNDNGYARAMVVMTAAESFFLQAEAVQRGYLSGDAKTLFESGITESFKLLGVADASTAASDYYNQSISNVSWNSSSDKIEAIVYQKWVALTSYNGFEAWCEYRRTGVPDVPLSTRAIGIQQPVRILYPASEYSTNAANVKGQGTISQFTSKIFWIK, encoded by the coding sequence TTTCGCTGATTGGATTGAGTAGCTGTGAAGGTTTTCTTGATGTAAATGATAATCCTAATCAAGCTGTTTCATCAACACCAGACTTAGTAATTGCTGCAGCTTTAAATAATACAGCTGCTCGCCTTGCTCACCATGAAATAGGTGCTTTCTGGGTTGGACAATGGTCTCCTACCGGTAGTGTTTCTGGTTTTAATGAACAGAAAACCTATGATATCACAACTAACTTTCTGAATGGAACTTGGATAGGTATATATGACAACCTGCAAGATTATCTATATGTAGAGCAAAATGCTGCCAATAGAAAAAGTTTAAGTGGTATAGCCAAAGTTATGAAAGCATACAACTATCAGTTATTAGTTGATATGTATAATAATGTTCCTTATTCAGATGCTTTGAAGGGAACCGCATCTATACGGCCACAATATGATGAAGGACAAGTGATTTATGATAACTTAATCACGGTGTTGGATGATGCAATCGTAGATTTGACAGTTCCTGTTTCTGGAGATAATCCTTCTGCTGGTTCTGCTGATATTTATTTTGGTGGCAACATAACAAAATGGCGCAAATTTGCTAACACTTTAAAGCTGCGAATACTTCTCCGTCAGATTAATGTTGCTGGAAAAGAAAATTACATTAAGGAACAGATTGCCAAAATTGCTGCAGAAGGTTCTGGTTTTTTAGGTGCAGATGAGAATGTATTATCTAATCCTGGCTATACCAAATCTTCTGGCAAGATGAATCAGTTCTACGAATCTTATGGATTTACTGCCGCAGATAAAAAAGCAGGAAACAGAGATTTCTATTGCTATTCTAAGTTCTTTGTTGATAATATGAAGAGTACAAATGATATGGCTCGTTTGGCTCGTTTAGCAACTACAGCTACAGCTGCTCCTTATACTGGACAATACAGAGGACCTGAATTTGGAGAAGGAAATGATGACTATCTGGCTACAAAAGTTTCTTTATTTGGACCTGCTATTGCTGATCCTCCCAAGGCACTTGATGGTACAAATGATAATGGATATGCAAGAGCTATGGTAGTAATGACTGCTGCAGAAAGCTTTTTTCTGCAAGCTGAAGCTGTACAGAGAGGATATTTATCTGGCGATGCTAAAACTTTGTTTGAATCAGGTATAACAGAATCTTTTAAGCTTTTAGGTGTTGCTGATGCTTCTACTGCTGCCTCAGATTATTACAATCAAAGTATTTCTAATGTTAGTTGGAATTCTTCTAGTGATAAGATCGAGGCAATTGTTTATCAAAAGTGGGTGGCTTTGACAAGTTATAATGGTTTTGAAGCTTGGTGTGAATACAGGAGAACAGGTGTACCAGATGTTCCTCTTTCTACACGTGCTATAGGTATTCAACAGCCAGTAAGAATTTTGTATCCTGCTTCTGAATATAGTACCAATGCGGCTAATGTAAAAGGACAAGGGACAATCAGCCAATTTACAAGTAAGATATTCTGGATTAAATAA
- a CDS encoding BT_3987 domain-containing protein has protein sequence MRFNILKYLCLLAFPVVATSCLDGDPMNMPPDGTSPIVMMTYNPDGGTTVNSGLQYFANSALLNDPAHPTFTATYAVTIQGKVNKDVAFTIDTPEEALDDYIATDKINYQMMPDSAYEFVNTTATIKSGETYAEFQVKFHLDKIDFTKDYMLPVTAVNDAGLPTSSNHGFVYFHVVGNPYAGAYKSTYTLERAESASANYVEDPKVLVAQDKEVLKQQAGKQPFSNNTGITFLFYVNEDNTVTIESDPEAAVQITPSSKTSTYDPATKTFHLYYEYLNTAGNYRRFSETLVKK, from the coding sequence ATGAGATTCAATATATTAAAATATCTGTGCTTGTTGGCATTTCCTGTAGTAGCAACCTCTTGTCTTGATGGTGACCCTATGAATATGCCTCCAGATGGAACATCACCAATTGTGATGATGACTTATAATCCTGATGGCGGTACTACTGTTAACTCTGGTCTTCAATACTTTGCTAACTCTGCTTTGCTTAATGATCCTGCGCATCCTACTTTTACCGCGACATATGCAGTGACTATTCAGGGTAAGGTTAACAAAGATGTAGCATTTACTATTGATACCCCAGAAGAGGCTTTAGATGATTATATTGCTACAGATAAGATCAATTATCAGATGATGCCTGATTCTGCTTATGAGTTTGTTAATACTACTGCTACTATTAAATCAGGTGAGACTTATGCGGAGTTTCAAGTAAAATTCCATCTGGACAAAATTGATTTTACTAAAGATTATATGCTTCCTGTTACTGCTGTAAATGATGCAGGGCTTCCTACTAGTTCAAATCATGGATTTGTATACTTCCATGTTGTTGGTAATCCATATGCTGGTGCTTACAAATCTACTTATACCCTAGAAAGAGCAGAGTCTGCTTCTGCTAACTATGTTGAAGATCCTAAGGTTTTGGTTGCACAAGATAAGGAAGTATTGAAGCAACAAGCTGGTAAGCAGCCGTTTAGTAATAATACTGGTATTACATTCCTATTCTATGTAAACGAAGATAATACTGTTACTATTGAAAGTGATCCAGAAGCTGCTGTACAAATAACTCCAAGTAGTAAAACTTCAACATATGATCCTGCTACAAAAACATTTCATCTTTACTATGAATATTTAAATACAGCAGGTAATTACAGAAGATTTAGTGAAACGCTTGTGAAGAAATGA
- a CDS encoding SusD/RagB family nutrient-binding outer membrane lipoprotein gives MRKLSIVICLFAAVLSSCNNYLDVNKNPNAPTAVTPELVLPQALTATALVLNNYNTYGSQLGGYAANAGGYGGFNENVSYAFTPNNYSGLWAVTYDNLEDYQYIINQTADVDADIYFNAAARIMRVYDFQLLVDTYNNVPYTDALKGADMLTPTYDKGEDIYVGLAKELDDAIAAIKTGQAASVAPAAIDNYDVLFGGDMTSWIQLANTIKLRLMVRANGKVTFSNTSFDPAGFLTTDALINPGYTRDNNKQNPLWNTWGFAYNGSAGNKAWIPSTFILAFYDGTKLKDPGRGAKMYYQFPSTGTNQLGFESTGIPKSPDGSFWYPGTERTGTVAGGSTGALKGPDAGYPLFTAAESYFLQAEGALDNILTGDAKALFESGITASFEYVYMLPNGSYSGTPDADAASYIASNSTSRLVNFNLATTTEQKREAIVTQKYIALNMVNSHEGWNEYRRTGYPVVSGTAATTTFASTVSQSTRPDRLPSRILYPASEIQYNPSNVETADSFNSLIFWAK, from the coding sequence ATGAGAAAATTATCGATAGTAATTTGTTTGTTTGCTGCAGTATTGTCATCCTGCAACAACTATCTCGATGTAAATAAGAACCCTAACGCACCAACTGCAGTAACACCAGAACTGGTATTACCACAGGCTCTTACTGCTACTGCCCTTGTGTTGAATAACTATAATACATATGGGAGTCAATTGGGTGGTTATGCTGCCAACGCTGGCGGATATGGTGGTTTTAATGAAAACGTATCGTATGCATTTACTCCCAACAACTACAGTGGATTATGGGCTGTTACATATGATAATCTTGAAGATTATCAATATATAATCAACCAAACTGCCGATGTTGATGCAGATATCTATTTCAATGCTGCTGCAAGAATAATGCGTGTATACGATTTTCAATTGTTAGTAGATACATATAATAATGTACCTTATACAGATGCATTGAAAGGTGCTGATATGTTAACTCCAACTTATGATAAGGGCGAAGATATTTATGTAGGCCTTGCTAAAGAACTGGATGATGCTATCGCTGCTATTAAAACCGGACAGGCTGCATCTGTGGCTCCAGCTGCTATTGACAATTATGATGTTTTATTTGGCGGAGATATGACTAGCTGGATTCAACTTGCTAATACAATCAAGTTACGGCTTATGGTCCGAGCTAATGGCAAGGTTACTTTTAGTAATACTAGTTTTGATCCAGCGGGTTTTCTGACTACAGATGCCCTGATAAATCCAGGTTATACTCGTGATAATAACAAGCAAAATCCTTTATGGAATACTTGGGGATTTGCCTATAATGGTTCTGCTGGTAATAAAGCATGGATTCCTTCCACTTTCATCCTGGCATTCTATGATGGTACAAAGCTAAAAGATCCAGGTAGAGGAGCTAAAATGTATTATCAATTTCCGTCTACTGGAACAAACCAACTTGGTTTTGAAAGTACTGGTATCCCTAAAAGTCCTGATGGCAGCTTCTGGTATCCAGGTACAGAAAGAACAGGAACCGTAGCCGGTGGATCTACAGGTGCATTGAAAGGGCCAGATGCCGGATACCCTCTTTTTACAGCTGCTGAAAGTTATTTTCTGCAAGCAGAAGGGGCTCTTGACAATATTCTTACCGGTGATGCAAAAGCTTTGTTTGAATCTGGCATTACTGCTTCATTTGAATATGTATATATGCTCCCTAATGGATCATACTCTGGTACTCCAGATGCTGATGCTGCAAGTTATATTGCTAGTAATTCTACTTCCAGACTTGTGAATTTTAATCTGGCAACTACCACAGAGCAAAAGAGGGAGGCTATCGTTACCCAAAAATATATTGCACTTAATATGGTAAACAGCCATGAAGGATGGAATGAGTACAGAAGAACAGGTTATCCTGTTGTATCTGGAACTGCTGCCACAACAACATTTGCCTCAACTGTATCTCAAAGTACCCGTCCTGATAGATTACCTTCCCGAATTCTATATCCAGCATCAGAGATACAATATAATCCAAGCAATGTTGAAACTGCTGATTCCTTTAACTCTCTAATCTTTTGGGCTAAATAA
- a CDS encoding BT_3987 domain-containing protein, whose protein sequence is MKRHIHVIIAFCFLVFGLSSCLEDIGYTDIVESKNAQMIASFYGSQGGNLLVEKFVVDSAKEVELTVTVAGQFAPDKEYAVTVSGNQAALDKYNSIYRIPNGDEAYTLLPVEAYTIEGPIVVKKGEKDASFNVVVTVPSTLDFSKDYALALAITDASGATIASNVGYTVIAITGLPNAYEGDYHSTGFFQHPTLPRDINRDKHLSSIDKFTSETEFADLAGNYKMWLKVNADNTVTITPKETAATVSSFQQTGTNKYDPETKTFTLNYRYVGGNGDRIINETIVKK, encoded by the coding sequence ATGAAAAGACATATTCACGTTATTATAGCTTTTTGTTTCCTTGTCTTTGGTCTTAGTTCGTGTCTTGAAGATATTGGATATACAGATATTGTAGAGTCGAAGAATGCACAAATGATTGCAAGCTTTTATGGCTCTCAAGGAGGTAATCTTTTAGTCGAAAAATTTGTAGTTGATTCTGCTAAGGAAGTAGAATTAACAGTAACTGTAGCTGGTCAATTTGCTCCTGACAAAGAATATGCTGTAACCGTTAGCGGGAATCAAGCTGCTTTGGATAAGTATAATAGCATTTATCGTATACCTAATGGAGATGAAGCATATACATTGTTACCTGTTGAGGCATACACAATTGAAGGGCCGATTGTTGTAAAGAAAGGCGAAAAGGATGCCTCTTTTAACGTAGTTGTTACTGTACCATCTACCTTGGATTTCAGCAAAGATTATGCGTTAGCATTGGCAATTACTGATGCTTCTGGTGCAACAATCGCGAGTAATGTAGGATATACAGTTATTGCTATTACTGGTTTGCCTAATGCATATGAAGGTGATTACCATTCTACTGGATTTTTTCAGCATCCAACATTACCCAGAGATATAAATAGGGACAAGCATTTGAGTTCTATTGACAAATTTACAAGTGAAACCGAGTTTGCTGATTTAGCAGGAAATTATAAGATGTGGTTGAAAGTAAATGCAGATAATACTGTCACTATTACCCCTAAAGAAACTGCAGCTACTGTAAGTAGTTTTCAACAAACTGGTACTAACAAATATGATCCGGAAACCAAAACATTTACATTGAATTATAGATATGTAGGAGGTAATGGCGATCGGATTATAAATGAAACTATAGTAAAGAAATAG
- a CDS encoding SusC/RagA family TonB-linked outer membrane protein, with protein MRKLLLVGFTYLLCVGLALAQDRTITGKVTDATDGTPLPGVSVSVKGTTKGTTSSSTGTYSLTVGDGDKVLVFSFIGFKAQEVEIGNRSSVDIKLAQDATELSEVVVTTAGGLQARVRELGTSQTILKSQDITGGRAVNLAGGLQGKVAGAQINATSSGVNPDFRIVLRGQRSLTGNNQALVVIDNVIVPSSVLGTLNMNDVESVNILQGAGAAAIYGSQASNGAVIITTKKGKDGKVDITVSQNVQWSQVAFLPKIQEGYGPGGSAYGIGPDGKPVFNYLENQSYGPHFDGTLRPLGPKLEDGSQLYSTYDFKPGHDDFWQTGLINQTDFSLSSGDEKSSFYISGQYVSSKGTTPGDKYTRGNIRVNGTRKVGNTVMVTYSTSYAPDHYDVSSATSNIYSNMLNMPSNVDITQFKDWRNNKFSSPNGFYNPWYQNPYFMADNYRRDERNKYLTGNLEIKFTPIRGLDLIARQGISSRFFTQKQFNGAYKYSDYAKNTDQSSKTDIPASVTETANNSTQLVTDLLGQYDKHFGVINANLVAGTQLIENTGRYLTTGIGGLIVDDLYNLSNGTGTPAYAEAEYKTRLVGVYGKLTLGYKDYLFLTASGRNDWDSRLNKENRSFFYPSLEASAILSDIFPEMKASGLINYVKLRGGIAKTGQVNLGGLTGFPGNFSNFGAYYTLPTFSSNVSYGTNNGFPYGSLAGYSVNNSLVSTDLKPEFTHTYEVGLDFNLWNDKITSAVTYFHSRTDNQTVTTSVSNSTGYNALTTNVGETTSEGVEFQLHVTPIKTPNWTVTVGGNYSYLNNQVNSISALLPSLSLATSGNANSSAVAGQSFPVIMGLDYQRDPQGRVIVNKTTGLPSATTSNVILGNATPKNRLGMDAVVNYKNFRFSILFEYRSGYKVFNGIGTELDWSGTGYRTALYGRESFVFPNSVYQDGTNTDGSPIYVENTNVTIANGNGNNGFWSDGINRNVTSNYISSGNFLKLREISLSYDLPGKFTGKVLKGANISVQGRNLFLWMAKDNYYTDPEYSSAGVTGNGSGLNDLGQTPPTRYYGATLTLRL; from the coding sequence ATGAGAAAACTTTTACTAGTAGGTTTTACATACCTGCTATGTGTTGGGCTTGCCTTGGCTCAAGACAGAACGATAACCGGAAAGGTGACAGATGCAACAGACGGGACACCTCTGCCTGGAGTAAGTGTTAGTGTAAAAGGAACTACCAAAGGGACTACTTCAAGTTCAACAGGTACTTATTCTCTAACTGTTGGAGATGGAGATAAAGTATTGGTTTTTTCCTTCATTGGATTTAAAGCGCAGGAGGTAGAGATTGGAAATCGTTCTTCTGTAGATATTAAGCTAGCACAGGATGCTACTGAACTAAGTGAAGTAGTTGTAACAACTGCGGGTGGTCTTCAGGCAAGAGTTAGAGAACTGGGAACTTCTCAAACTATTTTAAAGTCACAAGATATTACAGGTGGTAGAGCTGTGAACCTTGCTGGTGGTCTTCAGGGTAAAGTGGCTGGTGCTCAAATTAATGCAACAAGTAGTGGTGTTAATCCTGATTTTCGTATTGTACTTCGTGGACAACGTTCTCTTACCGGTAATAACCAGGCATTAGTTGTTATTGATAATGTTATCGTTCCTAGTTCTGTATTGGGTACACTTAATATGAACGATGTAGAGTCTGTTAACATTCTTCAAGGTGCGGGTGCTGCTGCTATTTATGGATCTCAGGCTTCCAATGGTGCTGTGATCATTACAACAAAAAAAGGAAAAGATGGAAAGGTTGATATTACTGTTTCTCAAAATGTGCAGTGGTCTCAAGTTGCTTTCCTTCCAAAAATTCAGGAAGGTTATGGGCCAGGCGGTTCTGCTTATGGAATAGGTCCTGATGGAAAACCTGTTTTCAATTACCTGGAAAATCAATCCTATGGTCCACACTTTGATGGGACTTTGAGACCACTTGGGCCAAAACTAGAAGATGGTTCTCAGTTATATTCTACATATGACTTTAAACCTGGTCATGATGATTTCTGGCAGACTGGTTTAATTAATCAGACAGATTTTTCTCTTTCGTCTGGTGATGAGAAATCAAGCTTTTACATTTCTGGTCAATATGTGAGTTCAAAAGGTACAACACCTGGTGATAAATATACTCGTGGTAATATTCGGGTGAATGGTACCAGAAAAGTAGGAAATACTGTAATGGTAACTTATTCCACTTCTTATGCTCCTGACCATTATGACGTTTCGTCGGCAACATCTAACATTTATTCTAACATGTTAAATATGCCTTCAAATGTGGATATTACTCAATTTAAAGATTGGAGAAATAACAAGTTCTCATCTCCAAATGGTTTTTATAACCCATGGTATCAGAACCCATATTTTATGGCAGATAATTATAGAAGAGATGAGAGAAATAAGTATCTGACTGGAAATCTGGAAATAAAATTTACTCCTATAAGAGGTCTTGATCTGATTGCCCGTCAAGGTATTTCTTCTCGTTTTTTTACACAAAAGCAATTCAATGGGGCTTACAAGTATAGCGATTACGCAAAAAATACCGATCAAAGTTCAAAAACAGATATTCCAGCGAGTGTAACAGAAACTGCTAACAATTCTACTCAGTTGGTTACTGACTTACTTGGGCAATATGATAAGCACTTTGGTGTAATTAATGCTAATTTAGTTGCTGGTACTCAGTTGATTGAAAATACAGGTAGATATCTGACAACAGGAATTGGTGGATTGATTGTAGATGATCTATATAACTTGAGCAATGGTACTGGTACTCCAGCCTATGCAGAAGCTGAATACAAAACTCGTTTAGTTGGTGTATATGGAAAACTGACTTTAGGTTATAAAGATTATTTGTTCTTAACTGCTAGTGGCCGTAATGACTGGGATTCAAGATTGAATAAGGAAAATCGTTCATTCTTCTATCCCTCTTTAGAAGCTTCTGCTATTCTGAGTGATATCTTCCCTGAAATGAAAGCAAGTGGATTGATTAACTATGTTAAATTGAGAGGAGGTATTGCAAAAACAGGTCAGGTTAACTTAGGTGGTTTGACTGGATTTCCAGGAAACTTCTCCAATTTTGGAGCTTATTATACTCTGCCTACTTTTAGTAGTAATGTGAGTTATGGCACCAACAATGGTTTTCCTTATGGTAGCCTAGCTGGATATTCTGTAAATAACTCTTTAGTAAGTACTGATCTGAAACCTGAGTTTACCCATACGTATGAAGTTGGTTTAGATTTCAATCTGTGGAATGATAAAATTACATCTGCTGTAACTTACTTCCATAGCCGTACAGATAATCAAACTGTTACTACAAGTGTTTCAAATAGTACAGGATATAATGCTTTAACTACAAACGTAGGTGAAACAACATCAGAAGGGGTTGAATTTCAATTACATGTAACTCCAATTAAAACTCCAAACTGGACTGTAACGGTTGGTGGTAACTATTCATACCTAAATAACCAGGTAAATTCAATTTCTGCGTTATTACCTTCTTTATCTTTAGCTACTTCTGGAAATGCTAATTCTTCTGCTGTTGCAGGTCAGTCGTTCCCTGTAATTATGGGTCTGGATTATCAACGTGATCCACAAGGACGTGTCATTGTGAACAAAACAACAGGACTTCCTTCTGCCACAACTTCCAATGTGATTTTAGGAAATGCTACTCCTAAAAATCGTTTAGGCATGGATGCAGTTGTAAATTATAAAAACTTCCGTTTCTCTATCTTATTTGAATACCGTAGTGGATACAAAGTATTCAATGGGATTGGTACTGAGTTAGACTGGTCTGGAACTGGTTACAGAACCGCTTTATATGGACGTGAAAGTTTTGTATTCCCTAATTCAGTTTATCAGGACGGAACAAACACAGATGGTTCTCCTATCTATGTTGAAAATACAAATGTGACCATTGCAAACGGAAATGGAAATAATGGTTTCTGGTCTGATGGTATCAACAGAAACGTTACCTCAAATTATATTTCATCTGGTAACTTCCTGAAACTAAGAGAAATTTCATTGTCTTATGATCTGCCTGGCAAGTTTACTGGTAAAGTGCTGAAAGGCGCTAACATTAGTGTACAAGGAAGAAACTTGTTCCTGTGGATGGCAAAAGACAATTACTATACTGATCCTGAATATAGTTCAGCAGGTGTGACAGGCAATGGGTCTGGTTTGAACGACTTGGGACAAACACCTCCTACCCGTTATTATGGGGCAACATTGACTTTGAGACTGTAA